GGTACCGGGCAATGCATCGCTGCGTTGCCCGACACCTCAAAAACGGCAATATCCGCGCCGCCTGTTCCGACGCCCGAACTCTGATCTGGCAACGGCTGGCGGCGCGCTCACGCTGAGACGACATCATGGCAGAAGCCACCAGCCCCCTCGCAACACCGGGCGCGCAGCGCGCTCCGTCTTCCGTTGGCGACTTTCTCTTCGCGATGCTGACTCGCGGCGCCGCTCTCGTCACGTTGCTCCTGCTCGGTGGCATCATCGTGTCGCTGATCATCAGCGCACTGCCGTCGATTCAGAAGTTTGGCTTCGCCTTCCTGTGGACGAAGGACTGGGATCCTCCCGCAGAACAATTCGGCGCCCTCGTGCCCATTTACGGCACGATCATCACATCCGTGATCGCCCTCATCATTGCGGTGCCGGTGAGCTTCGGCATTGCCCTGTTTCTGACTGAACTCTCGCCCGTGTGGCTGCGCCGCCCGCTCGGCACGGCCATCGAGCTGCTCGCCGCCATCCCGAGTATCGTCTACGGGATGTGGGGCCTGCTGGTCTTCGCCCCGATCTTCAGCCAGTACTTCCAGAAGCCGCTGGGCGCGCTGCTCGGCAATGTGCCGATCATCGGTGCGTTGTTCCAGGGCCCGCCGCTCGGCATCGGTATTCTCCCCGCCGGCGTGATCCTCGCGATCATGATCATTCCGTACATTGCCTCGGTCATGCGCGACGTGTTCGAAGTCACGCCCGTGCTGCTCAAGGAGTCCGCCTACGGCATCGGTTGCACGACCTGGGAAGTGATGTGGCGCGTTGTGCTGCCCTTCACGAAGACGGGCGTGATCGGCGGCGTCATGCTGGGTCTGGGTCGCGCACTCGGCGAGACCATGGCCGTCACGTTCGTGATCGGTAATACGAACCTGCTCGACAACATCTCGCTGTACTCGCCGGGTAACAGCATTACCTCGGCACTCGCCAACGAGTTCGCCGAAGCCGGCCCCGGTCTGCATACGTCGGCCCTGATGGAACTCGGCCTGATCCTGTTCTTCATCACCTTTGTGGTGCTGGCGCTGTCCAAGCTCATGCTGCTGCGCCTCGAAAAGGGCGAAGGTAAATAAATGACCCAACAAGCGCTCGAATTGGAAACGCCCGCCGTGAAGCCCACCGACGCCTTTACGCGCGTGCGGTTGCAAGCCTACCGCCGCCGCAAGAACATCTTCGCGATCGCGATGTCGCTCGCGGCGATGGCCTTCGGCCTGATCTGGCTGCTGTGGATTCTCTACACCACGCTCTCGCTGGGCATCGGTGGCCTGTCGCTGTCGCTGTTCACCGAGATGACGCCGCCGCCGAACACGGCAGGCGGTGGCCTCGCCAACGCCATTGCGGGCAGTGTCGTGATGGTCGGTGTGGCCACGCTCGTCGGCACGCCGCTGGGCATTCTGGCCGGCGTGTATCTGGCGGAGTACGGCCAGAAGTCGTGGCTCGCCAGCATCACGCGTTTCATCAACGACATTCTGCTCTCGGCACCGTCGATCGTGATCGGTCTGTTCGTGTACGCGCTGGTCGTGGCGCAGATGGGGCACTTCTCGGCCTGGGCGGGCATCATCTCGCTCGCGCTGTTGCAGATCCCCATCGTGATCCGCACCACGGAGAACATGCTCAAGCTCGTGCCGAACAACCTGCGTGAAGCGGCCTTTGCACTGGGTACGCCGAAGTGGCGCATCATCGTCAAGATTACGTTGAAGGCGTCGATTGCCGGCATCGTGACGGGCGTGTTGCTGGCTGTGGCGCGTATCGCAGGTGAGACGGCGCCGCTGCTGTTCACGGCGCTGTCGAATCAGTTCTGGTCGATGAATCTGAACCAGCCGATGGCCAACCTGCCGGTCACGATTTTCAAATTTGCCATGAGCCCGTTTGCGGAGTGGCAGGCGCTTGCTTGGGCGGGCGTGTTCATCATCACCCTCGGGGTGCTGTTCCTGAACATTCTGGCGCGTTCGCTGTTCGCCAAGAAGTAACCGGCAATGCGAAACGACACCATGCTGAGACACGACGCAAACCTGACGGTTGAGACGAACATGACGAATCCGACGCAAGAAATCAAACTGCCCTCGAAGATTGAAGTCAAGAACCTGAACTTCTTCTACGACAAGTACCACGCCCTCAAGAACATCAACCTGCGCATTCCGGACCGCAAGGTCACGGCCTTCATCGGCCCGTCGGGTTGCGGCAAGTCGACGTTGCTGCGCACGTTCAACAAGATGTACGCCCTGTATCCGGAGCAACGCGCCGAGGGCGAGATCAACATGGACGGCGAAAACCTGCTCACCGCAAAGCAGGACATCGCGCTGCTGCGCGCGAAGGTCGGCATGGTGTTCCAGAAGCCGACGCCGTTCCCGATGTCGATCTACGACAACATCTCGTTCGGTGTGCGCCTGTTCGAAAAACTCTCGCGCTCGGAAATGGACGATCGCGTCGAGTGGGCACTGACCAAGGCGGCGCTGTGGAGCGAAGTCAAGGATAAGCTGCAACAGTCGGGCTACGGCCTGTCGGGCGGTCAGCAACAGCGTCTGTGCATTGCACGCGGTATCGCGATTCGTCCGGAAGTGCTTCTGCTCGACGAACCGTGCTCGGCGCTCGACCCGATTTCCACGGGCCGCATCGAAGAACTGATCGCGGAACTCAAGGACGACTACACGGTGGTGATCGTCACGCACAACATGCAGCAGGCGGCACGTTGCTCGGACTACACGGCCTATATGTATCTGGGCGAGCTGATCGAATTCGGCGAAACCGAAAAGATCTTTATCAAGCCGGACCGCAAAGAGACCGAAGACTACATCACCGGCCGTTTCGGTTGATGCCCACGAGGAAACCCGCGACATGAACGACAAACACCTTTCCAGCCAGTTCGACTCCGACCTGAACCAGGTTTGCTCGCGCGTCCTTGAAATGGGCGGCCTGGTCGAATCGCAGATCGTGACGGCCATGCAGGGCCTGAACACGTTCGACCGCAATCTGGTCGACGAAGTGATCGCCAACGAACACCGTCTGAACACCCTGGAAGTCGAGATCGACGACGAGTGCAGCAAGATCATTGCCCGCCGCCAGCCGACCGCGCGCGATCTGCGCCTGCTGCTCTCGATCTCGAAGACGATCACCAACCTCGAGCGCGCAGGCGACGAGGCCGAGAAGATCGCCAAGCGTACCCGTCATCTGCTCGAAGACGGCGCAGCACAAAGCGTGAACTTCGCGGAAATCAAGCTCTCGGGCGAGATGGCTGCGCAGTTGCTGCGTCGCACGCTGGACGCGTTTGCGCGTCTGGACATCGTGGCGGCAGCCGAAATCGTTCGCGACGACAAGGCCATCGACAATGAGTTTCGTGGCTTCGTGCGAAAATTGGTGACGTACATGATGGAAGACCCGCGCACCATCTCGGCTGGCCTCGATTTCCTGTTCATCGCCAAGGCGGTCGAGCGTATCGGCGATCACGCGAAGAACATCGCCGAGTTCATCATTTACATCGTCAAAGGCACTGACGTCCGACACATTTCGCGCGAAGATTTGCAGCGAAAAGTGCAGGGCGAATAAAAGGCCGGACATTACTGAAGGTTTGAGAGGGAACCGATGCCTAGCAGCATTCTGATCGTAGAAGACGAACCGGCGATTTCCGAGCTGATCTCCGTCAACCTGCAACACGCGGGTCATTACCCGATCCGGGCGTACAACGCGGAGCAGGCGCTCACGCTGATCAGCGACGTCCTGCCGGATCTCGTGCTGCTCGACTGGATGCTGCCGGGCAAGTCCGGTGTGACGTTCGCGCGCGAGCTGCGTGCGAACGAGCGTACCAAGCACGTGCCGATCATCATGCTCACCGCGCGTAGCGAAGAGCAGGACAAGGTGATGGGTCTCGAGATCGGCGCCGACGACTACGTGACCAAGCCGTTCTCGCCGAAGGAACTGATGGCGCGCATCAAGGCGGTATTGCGCCGCCGTGCGCCGCAGTTGACCGAGGACGTGGTCAGCGTGAACGGTCTGAAGCTCGATCCGGCCACGCATCGCGTGACGAGCCACCAATCGAGCGGCGACATCAAGCTCGATCTGGGGCCGACGGAATTCCGTCTGTTGCACTTCTTCATGACGCACCCGGAGCGCGTGCACAGCCGCTCGCAACTGCTCGATCAGGTGTGGGGCGATCATGTGTTCGTGGAGGAGCGCACGGTGGACGTGCACATCAAGCGTTTGCGCGCCGCGCTCAAGCCGGCAGGGCACGATGCTATGATCGAGACCGTACGCGGCAGCGGCTATCGTCTGACGAAGTCGGTCTGAGGCATCGCGCCTCGTCTCCGTCTCCGGCCGAGACCTGCCGAGCCAATGCCGCTCCTGCCCGATGGGTGGCGGGCGGCAATCCTCCTGTGCATCGTCTATGAATATCATCTGGGCCCGTGCGCTGGCGTTCCTGATCCTGCAAGCGGCCATTTCGGTGGCCGTTGGCTGGCTCTTTGGGGCGAGCGCAGGCTACGTCACCGCCATTGTCCTGCTGGTGATGCAGCTTTGTTTCAACGTCTACCATGCCCAGCGCCTCTGGCGTCTGCTCGACGCCCCGGTCTACGGCGAAGTGCCGAGCGCACTCGGGCTGTGGGGCGAAATCTACTATCGGCTGCACAAACTGGCCAAACGCTGGCATAACCAGGTCAAGCAGGTGGAACAACAGCACGCGCGTTTCATTCAGGCGATCCAGGCATCGCCCAACGGCGTGATCATGCTCGACGAGCAGAATCAGATCGAATGGTGCAATGCGATCGCCGAGGTGCACTTCGGCATCGATGCCAAGCGAGACCTGCGTCAACAGATCACCCATCTTCTGCGCACACCGGCCTTTGTGCACTACCTGTCCTCGGAGCGTTACGACGAAGCGCTGCTCATGCATCACATGGGTGAGAAGCGCAACAACGTGCTCTCCACGCAGGTGTTCCCCTATGGAGACAACCGCAAGCTCATCATCTCGCTCGATGTGACCGATCTGGAGCGCACCGACGCGATGCGCCGCGACTTCGTGGCGAACGTCTCGCACGAACTCAAGACACCGCTCACGGTGCTCTCCGGGTTTCTTGAGACGGTCGGTGAACTGCCGCTGTCCCCGGACGAGATCCAGCGCTATGTCGAGATCATGCGTCAGCAGGCCGGACGCATGCAGAATATCGTGAACGATCTGCTCACCCTGGCGAAGCTCGAAGGCAGCGGCAAACCGCCGCCAGACGACCGGATCGACATGGGTATGCAGATGCGCTCGCTGCGCGGCGACGCCGAGGGGCTCTCGCAGGGGCAGCATGTGATCGAGGTGAGAGGGGTCGAAGGACTCGATCTGCGCGGTGCCGAAGGCGAGTTGCATAGTGCGTTCAGCAATCTCGTGAGCAATGCGGTGCGCTATACGCCGCAAGGCGGCAAGATTCAGATCGAGTGGGCGGCCACGGACGATGGCGGCGCTCGCTTCGTGGTGATCGACTCCGGTTTGGGCATTCCGGCCGAACATATTCCGCGGCTCACCGAGCGCTTCTACCGCATCGACCGTAGCCGTTCGCGCGATACCGGCGGCACCGGTCTCGGCCTCGCGATCGTCAAGCATGTGTTGACGCGTCACCAGGCCGAACTGCGGGTGACGAGCGAGGAGGGGCGAGGTAGCACGTTTGCCATCCACTTCCCGCCTACGCGTGTGGTGCATCGCGCACCGATCGGGGTGGCGAGCGGCGTGACGGCGAACGAATAGATGGGCAAGCCGGACGAGATTTCCTGCTCGTCCGGCCTGTGCCTCCGGCCGCTCAGTTGCCGGTCTGCATGTGCTGTGCCACTTCCTGCATCAGGGCCATCTGACTGTTGAACGGCGTTTTACCGGGTTTGCGCCGCACGTAGCTGCCGTCCGAGCGCATCAGCCAGGCGGCCGTGTTGTCGCGCAGGTGAACCATCAGCCCTTCTCGAATCACGCGGGCCTTCAGGCGCTTGTCGCGCACCGGGAACGCCACTTCCACGCGGCGGAAGAAGTTGCGTTCCATCCAGTCGGCGCTGGAAAGCATGACTTGCTCGTCGCCGTTCGCGTAGAAGTAATAGATGCGATGGTGTTCGAGAAAGCGCCCCACGATCGAGCGGACGGTAATGTTCTCCGACAGTCCCGATACGCCGGCGCGCAATGCGCACACACCGCGCACGATCAGATCGATCTTCACGCCGGCGCGCGACGCCTTGTACAACTCGGCAATGATCGTTGGCTCGAGCAACGCATTCATTTTCGCGATGATGCGCGCCTTCTTGCCTGAGGCCGCCGCTTCCGTCTCGCGACGGATCGCCTCGAGCAGATGCGAATGCATGGTGAACGGCGACTGCCACAATGCGTGCAGATGTGTCTGACGGCCGATGCCGGTCAATTGCTGGAAGACGACGTGCACATCGGCACACAGGGCCTCGTCGGCCGTCATCAGGCCGAAGTCGGTGTACAGGCGGGCAGTGCGCGGGTGATAGTTGCCGGTGCCAAGGTGAACGTAACGCTTGAGGAACGTCTTCTTGCCCTGACGGGTGCGTCGCACCACCAGCAGCATCTTCGCATGGCACTTGTGGCCGACCACGCCGTACACGACGTGAGCACCGACGGCCTCGAGGCGGGCGGCCCAGTTGATGTTCGTCTGCTCGTCGAAGCGCGCCAGCAATTCCACCACCACCGTGACTTCCTTGCCGTTGCGCGCCGCTTCCATGAGGGCATCCATCAGCGAGGATTCGTTGCCGGTGCGATAGATCGTTTGCTTGATCGCCACGACATCGGGATCGCGTGCGGCCTGCAACAATAGTTCGAGCACGGGCTGGAAGCTGTCGTAGGGGTGATGCAGCAGCAAATCGCCCTGATCGATGAGATCGAAAATCGCGGGCGACGCGCTCATGCGCTTGGGCAGCGCAGGCACGAACGGTACGAACTTCAGGTCGGGGCGGTCGACCATCTCCGGCAACGGCATCAGGCGCACGAGATTGACCGGACCTTTCACGCGGTAGCAGTCCGAGTCGGACAGGCCGCACTCGGTCTGAAGGCGCCGCACCAGGCGTGCCGGGGCGCCGGCATCGACTTCGAGGCGGACGGCGTCGCCGAGATGGCGGGCCGGGAGTTCGCCTTGCAGCGCGGTACGAAGGTTGGTGATTTCGTCTTCGTCGACGAAAAGATCGCTGTTTCGCGTGACACGAAACTGGTGGCAGCCCTTGGCGGTCAGTCCCGGGAACAGTTCGCTGGCAAAGCGCAGCATAAGCGAGCTGAGCAGCACGAAGCTGTTCGGCAAGGGGGCGAGCGCCGCGGGCATGGGCACGAGACGGGGCAGGGCGCGCGGTGCCTGAACGATGGCGAGTTCGGCGTCGCGGCCGAAGGCGTCCTTGCCTTCGAGTTCGACGGCGAAGTTCAGGCTCTTGTTGAGTACGCGGGGGAACGGGTGAGCGGGATCGAGCCCGATGGGCGTGAGCACCGGTACGAGTTCGCGCAGGA
This window of the Pandoraea fibrosis genome carries:
- the ppk1 gene encoding polyphosphate kinase 1, which gives rise to MKNSRQSHVFRTSTMNYPLLNRELGILAFNERVLAQAADPATPLLERLRFVCIVSSNMDEFFEIRVAGLKEQMRENPGMLTPDGMTFQQVYTQVCARAQALVEKQYAMFDSILPLLEAEGIAFHPSGQWNDAQVEWARDYFLRELVPVLTPIGLDPAHPFPRVLNKSLNFAVELEGKDAFGRDAELAIVQAPRALPRLVPMPAALAPLPNSFVLLSSLMLRFASELFPGLTAKGCHQFRVTRNSDLFVDEDEITNLRTALQGELPARHLGDAVRLEVDAGAPARLVRRLQTECGLSDSDCYRVKGPVNLVRLMPLPEMVDRPDLKFVPFVPALPKRMSASPAIFDLIDQGDLLLHHPYDSFQPVLELLLQAARDPDVVAIKQTIYRTGNESSLMDALMEAARNGKEVTVVVELLARFDEQTNINWAARLEAVGAHVVYGVVGHKCHAKMLLVVRRTRQGKKTFLKRYVHLGTGNYHPRTARLYTDFGLMTADEALCADVHVVFQQLTGIGRQTHLHALWQSPFTMHSHLLEAIRRETEAAASGKKARIIAKMNALLEPTIIAELYKASRAGVKIDLIVRGVCALRAGVSGLSENITVRSIVGRFLEHHRIYYFYANGDEQVMLSSADWMERNFFRRVEVAFPVRDKRLKARVIREGLMVHLRDNTAAWLMRSDGSYVRRKPGKTPFNSQMALMQEVAQHMQTGN
- the phoR gene encoding phosphate regulon sensor histidine kinase PhoR — protein: MNIIWARALAFLILQAAISVAVGWLFGASAGYVTAIVLLVMQLCFNVYHAQRLWRLLDAPVYGEVPSALGLWGEIYYRLHKLAKRWHNQVKQVEQQHARFIQAIQASPNGVIMLDEQNQIEWCNAIAEVHFGIDAKRDLRQQITHLLRTPAFVHYLSSERYDEALLMHHMGEKRNNVLSTQVFPYGDNRKLIISLDVTDLERTDAMRRDFVANVSHELKTPLTVLSGFLETVGELPLSPDEIQRYVEIMRQQAGRMQNIVNDLLTLAKLEGSGKPPPDDRIDMGMQMRSLRGDAEGLSQGQHVIEVRGVEGLDLRGAEGELHSAFSNLVSNAVRYTPQGGKIQIEWAATDDGGARFVVIDSGLGIPAEHIPRLTERFYRIDRSRSRDTGGTGLGLAIVKHVLTRHQAELRVTSEEGRGSTFAIHFPPTRVVHRAPIGVASGVTANE
- the phoB gene encoding phosphate regulon transcriptional regulator PhoB yields the protein MPSSILIVEDEPAISELISVNLQHAGHYPIRAYNAEQALTLISDVLPDLVLLDWMLPGKSGVTFARELRANERTKHVPIIMLTARSEEQDKVMGLEIGADDYVTKPFSPKELMARIKAVLRRRAPQLTEDVVSVNGLKLDPATHRVTSHQSSGDIKLDLGPTEFRLLHFFMTHPERVHSRSQLLDQVWGDHVFVEERTVDVHIKRLRAALKPAGHDAMIETVRGSGYRLTKSV
- the pstC gene encoding phosphate ABC transporter permease PstC, translated to MAEATSPLATPGAQRAPSSVGDFLFAMLTRGAALVTLLLLGGIIVSLIISALPSIQKFGFAFLWTKDWDPPAEQFGALVPIYGTIITSVIALIIAVPVSFGIALFLTELSPVWLRRPLGTAIELLAAIPSIVYGMWGLLVFAPIFSQYFQKPLGALLGNVPIIGALFQGPPLGIGILPAGVILAIMIIPYIASVMRDVFEVTPVLLKESAYGIGCTTWEVMWRVVLPFTKTGVIGGVMLGLGRALGETMAVTFVIGNTNLLDNISLYSPGNSITSALANEFAEAGPGLHTSALMELGLILFFITFVVLALSKLMLLRLEKGEGK
- the pstA gene encoding phosphate ABC transporter permease PstA, with amino-acid sequence MTQQALELETPAVKPTDAFTRVRLQAYRRRKNIFAIAMSLAAMAFGLIWLLWILYTTLSLGIGGLSLSLFTEMTPPPNTAGGGLANAIAGSVVMVGVATLVGTPLGILAGVYLAEYGQKSWLASITRFINDILLSAPSIVIGLFVYALVVAQMGHFSAWAGIISLALLQIPIVIRTTENMLKLVPNNLREAAFALGTPKWRIIVKITLKASIAGIVTGVLLAVARIAGETAPLLFTALSNQFWSMNLNQPMANLPVTIFKFAMSPFAEWQALAWAGVFIITLGVLFLNILARSLFAKK
- the phoU gene encoding phosphate signaling complex protein PhoU; the protein is MNDKHLSSQFDSDLNQVCSRVLEMGGLVESQIVTAMQGLNTFDRNLVDEVIANEHRLNTLEVEIDDECSKIIARRQPTARDLRLLLSISKTITNLERAGDEAEKIAKRTRHLLEDGAAQSVNFAEIKLSGEMAAQLLRRTLDAFARLDIVAAAEIVRDDKAIDNEFRGFVRKLVTYMMEDPRTISAGLDFLFIAKAVERIGDHAKNIAEFIIYIVKGTDVRHISREDLQRKVQGE
- the pstB gene encoding phosphate ABC transporter ATP-binding protein PstB — encoded protein: MTNPTQEIKLPSKIEVKNLNFFYDKYHALKNINLRIPDRKVTAFIGPSGCGKSTLLRTFNKMYALYPEQRAEGEINMDGENLLTAKQDIALLRAKVGMVFQKPTPFPMSIYDNISFGVRLFEKLSRSEMDDRVEWALTKAALWSEVKDKLQQSGYGLSGGQQQRLCIARGIAIRPEVLLLDEPCSALDPISTGRIEELIAELKDDYTVVIVTHNMQQAARCSDYTAYMYLGELIEFGETEKIFIKPDRKETEDYITGRFG